A window of Primulina tabacum isolate GXHZ01 chromosome 4, ASM2559414v2, whole genome shotgun sequence contains these coding sequences:
- the LOC142541892 gene encoding putative mitochondrial protein AtMg00860 yields MGHIISRDRLEVDPEKVEAVRDWPVPNSVTEIRSFLGLAGYYRKFVQDFSSIVVPLTPLTKKNVKFVWGPECQESFDRLNQALTSMPKELNMRHRRWIELVKDYGCDISYYPGKAEIKKFELAVYARGDAPNLSTPIVESTLRDRIRAVEASDEQL; encoded by the exons ATGGGCCACATCATATCCCGAGATAGATTGGAGGTTGATCCCGaaaaagttgaggcagtcagaGACTGGCCAGTGCCGAAtagtgtgacagagatccgtagcttcttaGGTCTAGCAGGGTATTACAGGAAGTTCGTACAGGATTTTTCTTCCATCGTGGTGCCATTAACccccttgacgaagaagaatgtgaaGTTTGTTTGGGGACCCGAGTGCCAGGAGAGTTTCGACAGACTGAAtcaggcattgacttcaatgccg aaagagttgaacatgagacatcGAAGGTGGatagagctagtgaaggattatggctgtgacattagctactaTCCGGGTAAG GCAGAGATTAAGAagtttgagcttgcagtttatgccaggggcgatGCCCCTAATCTTTCTACCCCGATAGTAGAGTCGACACTGAGAGATAGGATTCGAGCGGTGGAGGCTTCAGACGAGCAATTATAG